The Thalassotalea psychrophila genome window below encodes:
- a CDS encoding glycosyltransferase, whose protein sequence is MKKVLVIGYVWPEPNSSAAGSHMMSILRLYKQQGWQVEFATPAQKTEHMIDLANEGISSQTITLNCDSFDAYITEYQPDIVMFDRFMMEEQFGWRVEKSCPAALKILDTEDLQCLRNARHQALKANKELNNSLLFSDLAKREIAAILRCDISLIISSFEIDLLLNTFNIDAQLLHYLPFMVDLSTLPQNTLAYAERKNFMTIGNFRHAPNWDSVLYLQTIWPLIRKQLPEAELHIYGSYPPPKATALSNPKTGFIIKGWCDNASLVMEQARVCLAPIRFGAGIKGKLLDAMKMQTPSITTSVGSEGMYKDKAWPGVIIDDVNGFANAAVDLYNNETTWQHAQNDSHSLLTSTYDSVALGRALIKKIAETEQKLIAHRLKNFTGAMLKHHSMASTKYMSQWIAAKNLNQES, encoded by the coding sequence ATGAAAAAAGTATTAGTGATCGGTTATGTATGGCCAGAACCAAATTCATCGGCTGCAGGCAGTCATATGATGTCAATATTGCGTTTATATAAACAGCAAGGCTGGCAGGTTGAATTTGCAACTCCAGCACAAAAAACTGAGCATATGATCGACTTAGCGAATGAAGGTATTTCGAGTCAAACGATCACTTTGAACTGTGACTCTTTTGATGCCTACATAACTGAATACCAACCTGATATTGTTATGTTTGACCGTTTTATGATGGAAGAGCAATTTGGTTGGCGGGTTGAAAAAAGTTGCCCAGCGGCTTTAAAAATATTAGATACAGAAGACTTACAATGTTTGCGTAATGCCCGTCACCAAGCACTTAAGGCGAATAAAGAGTTAAATAATTCTTTATTATTTAGCGATTTAGCTAAACGTGAAATCGCTGCAATTTTACGTTGTGATATTTCATTAATTATTTCTAGTTTTGAAATAGATTTATTACTGAATACTTTTAACATTGATGCTCAGTTATTACACTATTTACCATTTATGGTTGATCTTAGTACACTGCCTCAAAATACTTTAGCCTACGCAGAACGCAAAAATTTTATGACTATTGGTAATTTCCGTCATGCGCCAAATTGGGATTCAGTTCTTTATTTGCAAACCATATGGCCATTGATCAGAAAACAATTACCAGAAGCAGAGTTACATATTTATGGCTCTTACCCTCCTCCAAAAGCTACTGCACTAAGTAATCCTAAAACAGGCTTTATTATTAAAGGTTGGTGCGACAATGCATCTTTGGTCATGGAGCAAGCTCGTGTATGTTTAGCACCTATTAGATTTGGTGCAGGTATCAAAGGCAAGCTATTAGACGCCATGAAGATGCAAACACCTAGTATTACCACATCGGTTGGTAGTGAAGGCATGTATAAAGATAAGGCATGGCCAGGAGTTATTATTGATGACGTAAATGGTTTTGCTAATGCTGCTGTTGATTTATATAACAATGAAACTACATGGCAGCATGCTCAAAATGACTCTCACAGCTTACTTACTTCCACTTATGATAGCGTGGCATTGGGTAGGGCGCTAATTAAGAAAATAGCAGAAACCGAGCAAAAGCTAATTGCGCACCGCTTAAAAAACTTTACCGGCGCGATGTTAAAACACCACTCAATGGCGAGTACAAAATATATGTCACAATGGATTGCAGCTAAAAATTTAAATCAAGAGTCGTAA
- the acpS gene encoding holo-ACP synthase, whose protein sequence is MSVVGIGNDIVEISRIANMAEKARTRLALRVLTPREHAHYLTLKQPERFLAKRWAGKEAAAKALGRGIADGISFQNFDIISLPTGQPTLEISGRALEIANTLNASSWHISLSDEREYALAFVVLSN, encoded by the coding sequence ATGTCGGTCGTAGGAATTGGTAACGATATTGTTGAAATCAGTCGTATTGCAAATATGGCTGAGAAGGCACGTACGCGTTTGGCGTTACGAGTTCTAACTCCTCGAGAACATGCCCATTACCTTACTTTAAAGCAACCGGAGCGGTTTTTGGCGAAACGCTGGGCCGGTAAAGAGGCTGCCGCAAAAGCGTTAGGCCGCGGAATTGCCGATGGCATTTCTTTTCAAAATTTTGACATTATAAGTTTACCTACCGGTCAACCGACGCTTGAGATTTCTGGTAGAGCTCTCGAAATAGCCAACACTCTAAACGCTAGTTCATGGCACATTAGTTTATCTGATGAGCGAGAATATGCTCTAGCGTTTGTCGTTTTATCTAATTAG
- the pdxJ gene encoding pyridoxine 5'-phosphate synthase: MSDILLGVNVDHIATLRQARGTTYPDPAHAASVAEHAGADGITIHLREDRRHINDRDVEVMAKTIQSRMNLEMAVTNEMLDIACRIKPVFCCLVPEKREELTTEGGLDVAGQMDKVSDAVGRLADAGILVSLFIDADPIQIEAAKASGAPFIEIHTGHYADATTEDDQLKELARLTDGIKYADSLGLKVNAGHGLNYFNVKPIAAIGEIIELNIGHAIIARAAIDGLDTAVRDMKRLMVEARQTAKS, translated from the coding sequence ATGAGTGATATTTTATTAGGTGTAAATGTTGACCATATTGCAACTTTACGCCAGGCGCGTGGCACAACGTACCCTGATCCTGCGCATGCAGCGTCGGTTGCCGAACATGCTGGTGCTGACGGTATCACTATACATTTGCGCGAAGACCGTCGCCATATAAACGATCGTGATGTTGAAGTTATGGCAAAAACCATACAGTCAAGAATGAATTTAGAGATGGCCGTTACTAATGAAATGTTGGATATTGCCTGTCGAATAAAACCGGTATTTTGCTGTTTGGTACCAGAGAAACGTGAAGAACTCACTACTGAAGGTGGCTTAGATGTAGCAGGACAAATGGATAAAGTTTCTGATGCCGTAGGACGGTTAGCCGATGCTGGTATTTTAGTTAGTTTATTTATTGATGCTGATCCAATACAAATAGAAGCAGCAAAAGCATCCGGTGCACCTTTTATTGAAATTCATACTGGTCATTATGCTGACGCAACTACTGAAGATGATCAGTTAAAAGAATTAGCTCGTTTAACTGACGGAATAAAATATGCCGACAGTTTAGGTTTAAAGGTAAATGCGGGCCATGGATTGAATTACTTTAATGTAAAGCCTATTGCAGCTATAGGTGAAATTATTGAATTGAATATCGGCCATGCAATTATCGCACGTGCCGCTATTGATGGATTGGATACAGCTGTTCGTGATATGAAACGATTGATGGTTGAAGCTAGACAAACAGCTAAAAGCTAG
- the recO gene encoding DNA repair protein RecO: MAVNKDINLQQAYLLHSRPYRDNSLLVNLLTEQNGHVSAVVYVGKGKKSNKKGLLQPFANLQIEIKGKNDLKNLSRIEHADKSMQLSGNYLYSGFYLNELMVRLLPENIPLENLFSLYQNSLTQLLKQNTLEPLLRRFEMSLLAELGLSLDFSELSSPPLDVNEPYCEDVYFIQEQGFVSADYQCNLPSYKRSHLITIGDGKLEQAEVLLTCKRLMRQVLKNYLGNKPLNSRKLFINKLAR, translated from the coding sequence ATGGCAGTCAATAAGGACATTAACTTACAACAGGCATATCTTCTGCATTCCAGGCCTTACCGTGATAACAGCCTGCTAGTTAATTTACTTACTGAGCAAAATGGCCATGTTAGTGCTGTTGTTTATGTTGGCAAAGGTAAAAAATCAAATAAAAAAGGGCTATTGCAGCCCTTTGCTAATTTGCAGATTGAAATAAAAGGTAAGAATGATTTAAAAAACTTATCTAGAATTGAACATGCTGACAAAAGTATGCAACTTAGTGGTAATTACTTATATAGCGGTTTCTATCTCAATGAGCTTATGGTTCGTCTTCTTCCTGAAAATATTCCACTAGAAAATCTATTTAGTCTTTACCAAAATAGCCTTACACAATTGTTGAAACAAAATACATTAGAGCCTTTGCTACGACGTTTTGAAATGAGTTTACTGGCAGAGTTAGGTTTGTCATTAGATTTTTCAGAGCTTTCATCGCCACCATTAGATGTTAATGAACCTTATTGTGAAGATGTTTATTTTATTCAGGAACAAGGTTTTGTTAGTGCAGATTACCAATGTAATTTACCCAGTTATAAGCGCTCACATTTAATTACTATTGGTGATGGAAAATTAGAACAAGCCGAAGTATTATTAACTTGTAAGCGCTTGATGCGACAAGTATTAAAAAACTATTTAGGCAATAAACCGTTAAATAGTCGAAAACTTTTTATCAATAAACTAGCTAGATAA